The following are from one region of the Cyclopterus lumpus isolate fCycLum1 chromosome 21, fCycLum1.pri, whole genome shotgun sequence genome:
- the LOC117750073 gene encoding gap junction alpha-8 protein-like, with the protein MGDWSFLGNILEEVNEHSTVIGRVWLTVLFIFRILILGTAAEFVWGDEQSDYVCNTQQPGCENVCYDEAFPISHIRLWVLQIIFVSTPSLVYVGHAVHHVHMEEKRKEREEAELSRQQELSEERLPLSPDQGSVRTTKETSTKGSKKFRLEGTLLRTYICHIIFKTLFEVGFVVGQYFLYGFRILPLYKCSRWPCPNTVDCFVSRPTEKTVFIIFMLAVACVSLFLNFVEISHLGLKKIRFVFRKPVPAPAPGEGSAPLPPQGKSLPPLALPSLQRAKGYRLLEEEKAPMTQLYPLAEVGIEAGRGAPPFPRLEEKVEEVLPMGDISKVYDETLPSYAQTTETAGVTLHEEAEEVQPAQVEAERAEKVVDDDLEVEEAVNGEGVTPAEARMEATDTIEDTRPLSRLSKASSRARSDDLNV; encoded by the coding sequence ATGGGTGACTGGAGCTTTCTGGGTAATATTTTAGAGGAAGTTAACGAGCACTCTACGGTGATCGGCCGGGTGTGGCTCACGGTGCTCTTCATCTTCCGTATCCTCATTCTGGGCACGGCGGCGGAGTTTGTGTGGGGCGATGAGCAGTCCGACTATGTCTGCAACACACAGCAGCCGGGATGTGAAAACGTGTGCTACGATGAGGCCTTCCCCATCTCCCACATCCGCCTGTGGGTGCTGCAGATCATCTTCGTGTCCACACCGTCTCTGGTGTACGTGGGTCACGCTGTTCACCATGTCCACATGGAGGAGAAACGCAAGGAGCGCGAGGAGGCCGAGCTCAGCCGGCAGCAGGAGCTGAGTGAGGAGCGTCTCCCCCTGTCACCCGACCAGGGAAGTGTCCGCACCACTAAGGAGACCAGCACAAAGGGGAGCAAGAAGTTCAGGCTGGAGGGTACCCTGCTGAGGACCTACATCTGCCACATCATCTTCAAAACACTGTTTGAGGTGGGTTTCGTGGTGGGACAGTACTTCCTGTATGGCTTCCGCATCCTGCCGCTGTACAAATGCAGCCGCTGGCCCTGCCCCAACACGGTGGACTGTTTTGTGTCTCGCCCCACGGAGAAGACCGTCTTCATCATCTTTATGTTGGCTGTGGCCTGCGTCTCACTCTTCCTCAACTTTGTGGAGATCAGTCACCTGGGCCTGAAGAAGATTCGCTTTGTCTTTCGTAAGCCGGTCCCCGCCCCAGCACCAGGTGAGGGCTCGGCCCCCCTGCCGCCACAAGGAAAGAGCCTGCCCCCCCTGGCTTTGCCCTCCCTGCAAAGAGCGAAAGGTTAcaggctgctggaggaggagaaagctcCCATGACTCAGCTCTACCCGCTTGCTGAGGTGGGCATTGAGGCTGGCAGAGGGGCCCCACCCTTCCCGAGGCTGgaagagaaggtggaggaggtgttgcCTATGGGGGACATCTCAAAGGTGTATGACGAGACTCTGCCCTCCTACGCCCAGACCACTGAGACAGCGGGGGTGACATTACACGAGGAGGCCGAGGAGGTGCAGCCGGCACAGGTGGAAGCGGAGAGGGCGGAGAAGGTTGTGGATGATGATCTGGAGGTAGAGGAGGCGGTGAACGGGGAGGGGGTAACTCCGGCAGAGGCGAGGATGGAGGCCACGGATACGATAGAAGACACCAGACCGCTGAGCCGACTGAGCAAAGCCAGCAGCAGGGCCAGGTCAGACGATCTCAACGTATGA